The Triticum aestivum cultivar Chinese Spring chromosome 3A, IWGSC CS RefSeq v2.1, whole genome shotgun sequence genome includes a region encoding these proteins:
- the LOC123061741 gene encoding probable mitochondrial-processing peptidase subunit beta, mitochondrial — protein sequence MAAAVAVRSKRRLLPHLYRLLHSTAAPSPNRFLRHASPVPRAADHSPFLRLPAARVSTLPTGLRVVTQSYPAATRMASVGVWVDAGSRFELPGTNGTAHFLEHMAFKGTERRPTANALEVEIEDMGARLNAYTSREQTTFFADVQGRDVPAALDVLSDILQHPRFPQQGIQRERGVILREMEEVQGMMEEVIFDHLHTAAFRDHPLGDTILGPTENIKSISKKDLQQYISTHYTCPRMVVSASGAVDHDEVVDQVRKLFTGFSTDPTTADQLVEANPAIFTGSEVRVENAEMPLAHIAIAFKGSSWTNPSSIPLMVTQSILGSWNRSIGVGNCSGSALARGISNGELAENLMAFNTNYRDTGLFGIYTSAPPDALHDLSRLIMEEFRRLAFRVSETEVARARNQLKSSLLLHFDGSTAVSENNGRQMLTYGRVMPFLELFARIDAVDCDTVMKTAKEFIIDKDVALAAVGPISNLPELSWFRSQTVSDDKFTSRIFSLFAQNN from the exons atggccgccgccgtcgccgtccgctCGAAGCGCAGGCTCCTACCCCACCTCTACCGTCTCCTCCACtccaccgccgccccctcgcccaacCGCTTCCTCCGCCACGCGTCGCCGGTGCCCCGCGCCGCCGACCACTCCCCTTTTCTCCGCCTCCCCGCCGCGCGCGTCTCCACGCTCCCCACCGGCCTCCGCGTCGTCACCCAGTCCTACCCGGCCGCCACCCGCATGGCCTCCGTCGGCGTCTGGGTCGACGCCGGCAGCCGCTTCGAGCTGCCCGGCACGAACGGCACGGCGCACTTCCTCGAGCACATGGCCTTCAAGGGCACAGAGCGCCGCCCCACCGCGAACGCGCTCGAGGTGGAGATCGAGGACATGGGCGCGCGCCTCAACGCCTACACCTCCCGCGAGCAGACCACCTTCTTTGCCGACGTGCAGGGCCGTGACGTGCCAGCCGCGCTCGATGTTCTCAGCGACATCCTTCAGCACCCGCGCTTTCCGCAGCAGGGCATCCAGCGCGAGCGCGGCGTCATCCTCCGCGAGATGGAGGAG GTGCAAGGAATGATGGAGGAGGTGATATTTGATCACCTGCATACCGCAGCATTCCGAGACCATCCGCTGGGGGACACGATATTAGGTCCTACGGAGAACATTAAATCTATCTCGAAGAAAGATTTGCAGCAGTACATTTCAACGCATTATACCTGTCCTAGAATG GTTGTATCTGCTTCTGGAGCTGTCGATCACGATGAGGTTGTTGATCAAGTCAGAAAATTGTTTACAGGATTCTCTACTGATCCAACTACTGCAGATCAGCTTGTTGAGGCAAATCCGGCTATTTTTACTGGCTCAGAG GTTCGTGTGGAGAATGCCGAGATGCCTCTAGCGCATATTGCAATTGCTTTCAAGGGTTCATCCTGGACTAACCCTAGCTCTATTCCTCTTATGGTGACCCAAAGCATATTGGGATCTTGGAATAGGAGCATCGGCGTAGGGAACTGCTCAGG GTCTGCTTTAGCTCGTGGCATCAGCAATGGTGAGCTAGCTGAGAACTTGATGGCATTCAACACTAACTATCGCGATACAGGATTATTTGGCATCTATACTAGTGCTCCG CCTGACGCACTACATGACCTGTCACGGTTAATAATGGAAGAATTTAGAAGACTTGCATTCAGAGTGTCAGAGACAGAGGTTGCTCGTGCTCGTAATCAG TTGAAGTCCTCTCTTTTGCTTCACTTTGATGGATCAACTGCAGTTTCTGAAAATAATGGTCGCCAG ATGCTTACTTATGGACGGGTAATGCCATTCTTGGAGCTTTTTGCTCGGATTGATGCTGTTGACTGTGATACAGTAATGAAAACAGCCAAGGAGTTTATAATTGACAAG GATGTTGCCCTTGCTGCAGTTGGGCCGATCTCTAATTTGCCAGAGCTCAGTTGGTTTCGCTCACAGACTGTTTCTGACGACAAATTTACTTCAAGAATATTTTCGCTGTTCGCACAGAATAACTGA
- the LOC123058457 gene encoding uncharacterized protein produces the protein MEAPQASSAPTSPFSPMPIVPAMVLELTSVADPSRPGNRRRRSPSSPTRPRRPTTSSPCPTRLLPPLLHPASNDKLQPSSQGPGRRRLPKLLHPLQTRLRPCQRPVAARRSTPNQQLLALVFLDLHGLLPVPFVRTAAVTPRPASLCSSRAQAPSLLPLASSEPRPHHCLYSCPSARRAVSCLLIHVPPAASPPTAQATAAAMDW, from the exons ATGGAAGCCCCGCAGGCATCCAGCGCGCCCACAAGCCCCTTCTCCCCGATGCCCATCGTCCCCGCCATGGTTTTGGAGCTCACCTCGGTCGCTGATCCGAGCCGTCCCGGGAATCGACGTCGCCGGAGTCCCTCCTCACCTACAAGACCACGCCGCCCTACCACCTCGTCTCCTTGTCCGACGCGACTCCTGCCTCCTCTGCTTCACCCTGCGTCGAACGACAAGCTGCAACCGTCGTCCCAAGGTCCAGGCCGTCGTCGCCTGCCCAAGCTCCTCCACCCCCTGCAGACTCGTCTCCGACCGTGCCAGCGACCAGTGGCCGCTCGCCGGAGCACACCGAACCAGCAACTGCTCGCCCTAGTCTTCCTCGACCTCCACGGCCTCCTCCCCGTCCCGTTCGTTCGCACCGCTGCCGTCACGCCAAGGCCGGCGTCCCTCTGTTCGTCTCGAGCTCAAGCCCCATCTCTGTTGCCTCTTGCTTCGTCTGAACCGCGCCCCCACCATTGCCTCTACTCATGCCCGAGCGCACGTCGCGCCGTCTCCTGCCTCCTCATCCACGTACCCCCAGCAGCCTCACCTCCGACCGCGCAG GCAACAGCTGCAGCCATGGACTGGTAG